A region of Ignavibacteriota bacterium DNA encodes the following proteins:
- a CDS encoding nuclear transport factor 2 family protein encodes MNNPHWIDDLSASIDSMDTAKFVSFMTDDAVLTFGNAPAVAGKDNIFQVIDGFFKSIKKLVHHDYITIQEANKVVVPGTVTYTRHDDTILSVGFCNVFTMKDNLISEYRIYVDISQLYI; translated from the coding sequence ATGAATAATCCTCATTGGATAGACGATTTATCTGCTTCTATAGATTCAATGGATACAGCAAAATTTGTTTCATTTATGACTGATGATGCTGTACTTACTTTTGGAAACGCTCCTGCTGTTGCAGGAAAAGATAATATTTTTCAGGTAATAGACGGATTCTTTAAAAGCATAAAGAAATTGGTGCACCATGATTATATTACTATTCAAGAAGCAAACAAAGTTGTAGTTCCCGGAACTGTAACATATACAAGACATGATGATACTATTCTAAGTGTCGGATTTTGTAATGTATTTACTATGAAAGATAATTTAATAAGTGAATATAGAATTTATGTTGATATTTCTCAACTGTATATATAA
- a CDS encoding LptF/LptG family permease — MLRLIDRYILRIHFAPFIFGTGTVIFILLMQFLMISLGELVGKGLSEWLILKLIVFNMAWMVILAVPMGVLFSTLMSFGSMGMAHEVTIVKASGGSILRMMIPVITGSVFLYLALFYFNDIILPESNLQVKIMMNDIQRKKPTFALESGLFSTQLDGYTILARNVDSLSGSLSGVTIYDMTKFQSRNIISSDSGWISFTPDYKKLVLDLKEGEIHQFSVNNVDDYKIIRFSDYRIAMNAYGFSFEQSRADMVSKGDREMNVIDMNEIVSTADSNKALILARVDSVIKKNIDDLINGKPELKIDTTYYDEKDDIIVVSDKLESEIDNSTKQEHKKVIQKVVAENNIGKAKKDTAPEKTYAEKVREKFNRAVSSGNTDLNPDTIYSDATKEELSKKIEIEREKIISDSIKEVLVKSALEKQSKLVKDSKKSTKINQKAIKEKHIEPDIVIPNYVQSQDTAYNEVLSRVVQNVNIMKSSIQADVNNTTFFEKRARQYKVEIYKKYALPFACVIFVLVGAPLGIITKGGNFGVSAGISLLFYVFYWACLIGGEKLGDRGIIAPWLAMWMANIILGAIGLLLTLKVNYETFDLKYILSLFNKK, encoded by the coding sequence ATGTTAAGATTAATAGACAGATATATTTTAAGGATACACTTCGCACCATTTATTTTTGGTACGGGTACTGTCATATTTATACTTCTTATGCAGTTTTTGATGATTTCCCTCGGAGAGCTTGTAGGCAAAGGATTAAGTGAATGGCTTATTCTAAAGCTGATTGTTTTTAACATGGCTTGGATGGTTATTCTTGCAGTTCCTATGGGTGTACTTTTTTCTACATTGATGTCATTTGGCAGTATGGGAATGGCTCACGAAGTTACAATTGTTAAAGCAAGTGGTGGCTCAATTCTTCGTATGATGATTCCCGTAATAACAGGCTCAGTATTTTTATATCTTGCTTTGTTCTATTTTAATGATATAATTCTGCCTGAGTCGAATCTTCAAGTAAAAATAATGATGAATGATATTCAAAGGAAGAAACCAACTTTTGCTTTGGAATCAGGATTATTCTCTACTCAGCTTGATGGGTATACTATTTTGGCAAGGAATGTAGACTCATTGTCTGGTTCTCTCAGCGGTGTTACTATATATGATATGACAAAATTTCAAAGCAGAAATATAATATCATCAGATTCCGGTTGGATTTCATTTACTCCTGATTATAAAAAGCTGGTCCTTGACCTGAAAGAAGGTGAAATTCATCAGTTCTCTGTTAATAATGTTGATGATTACAAGATTATTCGTTTCAGTGACTATAGAATCGCAATGAATGCCTATGGTTTCTCCTTTGAGCAATCCCGTGCTGATATGGTCTCTAAAGGTGACCGCGAAATGAATGTGATTGATATGAACGAAATTGTTTCAACTGCTGATTCAAACAAAGCTCTTATTTTAGCAAGAGTGGATTCTGTAATAAAAAAAAATATTGATGATTTGATTAATGGAAAGCCTGAATTAAAAATTGACACAACATATTATGATGAAAAAGACGATATTATTGTTGTATCAGATAAATTGGAATCCGAAATTGATAATTCAACTAAGCAGGAACATAAGAAAGTAATCCAAAAGGTTGTAGCTGAAAATAATATTGGAAAAGCTAAAAAAGACACTGCACCAGAAAAAACTTATGCAGAAAAAGTTCGTGAAAAATTCAATCGTGCAGTAAGCTCAGGAAACACAGATTTAAATCCCGATACAATTTATTCGGATGCAACAAAGGAAGAATTATCTAAGAAAATTGAAATTGAAAGAGAGAAAATTATATCAGATTCAATTAAAGAAGTTCTGGTTAAATCCGCTCTGGAAAAGCAATCAAAATTGGTCAAAGATTCTAAAAAAAGTACAAAAATTAATCAGAAAGCAATTAAAGAAAAACATATTGAGCCTGATATCGTAATTCCAAATTATGTTCAATCTCAGGATACTGCGTATAATGAAGTGCTCAGTCGGGTAGTGCAAAATGTAAATATTATGAAATCCAGCATTCAGGCTGATGTAAATAATACTACTTTCTTCGAGAAACGAGCAAGACAATATAAAGTTGAAATTTATAAAAAATATGCTCTACCATTTGCTTGTGTGATTTTTGTACTTGTAGGTGCTCCATTGGGGATTATTACAAAAGGCGGAAATTTTGGTGTCAGTGCAGGAATAAGTCTGCTTTTTTATGTATTTTACTGGGCTTGTCTGATTGGTGGTGAAAAGCTCGGAGACAGGGGTATTATAGCTCCATGGCTTGCTATGTGGATGGCTAATATCATCTTAGGGGCTATTGGTCTATTATTGACACTTAAAGTTAATTATGAAACTTTTGACTTGAAATACATTCTGTCATTATTCAACAAGAAATAA
- the def gene encoding peptide deformylase has translation MAVIPIYNCFHPVLKKKTKKIMNIDDDINTLVKNMFDSLYNISNGVGLAGNQVGHEKSLFITDLSIGSDNPKTEPMVFINPEILEFSDEEDDYSEGCLSIPDYYEKVTRPVKISVKYYDLKEKEHIRDLEGFHARVFQHEYDHLLGILMYERLSPIRRTLSKNKLNRLKRGQIIPDYPMIQPDGSLTGEDRIKEAV, from the coding sequence ATGGCTGTTATACCGATATATAATTGTTTTCATCCTGTATTGAAAAAAAAGACAAAAAAAATTATGAATATTGATGATGATATCAACACATTAGTCAAAAACATGTTTGATTCACTTTATAATATTTCGAATGGAGTTGGGTTAGCAGGCAATCAAGTCGGACATGAAAAATCCTTGTTTATTACAGATTTAAGTATCGGTTCGGATAATCCAAAAACAGAGCCAATGGTTTTCATTAATCCTGAAATTCTTGAATTCTCAGACGAAGAAGACGATTACTCAGAAGGTTGCCTTAGCATTCCAGATTATTACGAAAAAGTTACAAGACCTGTAAAAATTAGTGTTAAGTATTACGACCTTAAAGAGAAAGAGCACATAAGAGATTTAGAAGGTTTTCATGCACGTGTATTTCAACATGAGTACGACCATTTGCTAGGAATTTTGATGTATGAAAGATTATCACCTATACGAAGAACTTTATCAAAGAATAAGCTGAACAGACTTAAACGCGGACAGATTATTCCGGATTATCCGATGATTCAGCCTGATGGTTCATTAACAGGGGAAGATAGAATAAAGGAGGCAGTCTAA
- a CDS encoding tryptophanase: MKTLIEPFKIKSVEEIPITTREQRENYLHDAFYNPFFLRSEHVTIDLLTDSGTTAMSSKQWAGLMDGDEAYAGSRSYYKFENAVINLTGYKHIIPTHQGRAAEKILFTLVAKPGITIPSNSHFDTTRGNIEYQGADAVDNLVNVGMIPEAHDPFKGNMDINKLRELIIERGPENIPLCMLTVTNNTAGGQPVSMQNIKETKALCKEYGIPLILDACRFAENAYFIKSREKGYENKTIREIAQEMFSYCDGATMSAKKDGLSNTGGFLALNDDELAEKAKVLLIIMEGFLTYGGMTRRDLEALAQGFEEVLDEHYLEYRIGQIKYLGNKLLEAGVPILEPTGGHAVYLDAKRFVPHIPPHNLPGQSVLCELYLVGGVRSVEIGSLMFGKKDANGNHIAPPMELVRMAIPRRVYTQAHTDYVAEACIETYQNRSKLRGMRIAYEAKYLRHFTAKLEYV; the protein is encoded by the coding sequence ATGAAAACATTAATAGAACCTTTTAAAATTAAAAGTGTTGAAGAAATTCCGATTACAACTCGTGAGCAGAGGGAAAATTATCTTCATGATGCATTTTACAACCCTTTTTTCTTAAGGTCAGAGCACGTAACAATAGACTTACTTACTGACAGTGGCACAACAGCAATGAGCAGCAAACAGTGGGCAGGACTTATGGATGGAGATGAAGCTTATGCAGGTAGCAGGAGTTACTACAAATTTGAAAATGCTGTAATTAATTTAACCGGTTATAAGCATATTATTCCTACTCATCAAGGCAGAGCTGCCGAAAAAATACTTTTCACACTTGTAGCCAAGCCGGGAATCACGATTCCGAGTAATTCCCACTTCGATACAACACGCGGTAATATTGAATATCAGGGAGCAGACGCTGTTGATAATTTGGTAAATGTCGGAATGATTCCTGAAGCGCATGACCCATTTAAAGGAAATATGGATATCAATAAGCTTAGAGAGTTAATCATTGAACGTGGTCCTGAGAATATACCTCTTTGTATGCTTACCGTTACGAATAATACTGCAGGCGGGCAGCCCGTATCTATGCAGAATATCAAAGAAACTAAAGCATTATGTAAAGAATATGGTATTCCGCTTATTTTAGATGCCTGTCGTTTCGCCGAAAATGCATATTTTATTAAATCACGTGAAAAAGGTTATGAGAATAAGACTATTCGTGAAATTGCTCAGGAAATGTTCTCATATTGTGACGGGGCTACAATGTCAGCCAAAAAAGATGGTCTATCAAATACCGGTGGTTTCCTTGCACTAAATGATGATGAACTTGCAGAAAAAGCAAAAGTGCTTTTGATAATTATGGAAGGATTTCTTACTTACGGAGGTATGACACGCCGCGATCTGGAAGCTTTGGCTCAAGGCTTTGAAGAAGTACTTGATGAGCATTATTTGGAATACAGAATTGGTCAGATTAAATATTTGGGCAATAAACTACTTGAAGCAGGAGTCCCGATTCTTGAGCCAACTGGCGGTCACGCTGTATATCTTGATGCAAAAAGATTTGTCCCACATATACCTCCTCATAATTTACCCGGACAAAGCGTTTTATGCGAACTTTACCTTGTTGGTGGCGTTCGTTCAGTTGAAATCGGCTCACTTATGTTTGGCAAAAAAGATGCAAATGGTAATCACATTGCTCCACCGATGGAACTTGTTCGTATGGCAATTCCACGCAGAGTTTATACACAAGCTCATACTGACTACGTTGCTGAAGCTTGTATTGAAACCTACCAAAACAGAAGCAAACTACGTGGCATGAGAATCGCTTATGAAGCTAAATACTTAAGACATTTTACCGCCAAACTTGAGTATGTATAA
- a CDS encoding alpha/beta fold hydrolase, translated as MKYLSIITIILMSCQLSASEITGKWFGLLNIQGTKLGLVINIEEKEGVMVGTLDSPDQGAYGIPATKLDFSNPNLNFEISNIGVSYSGILKDGKVEGIFKQAGMEIPLSLSREEIKKEIPKRPQEPKPPFPYKAEDVKFYNEIDDITLAGTLTMPENGDNFPVVVMITGSGAQNRDEELLDHKPFLVISDYLTRNGIAVLRFDDRGYGESEGNHAVATSYDFSTDVQSAVKFLKSRKEINPKKIGLIGHSEGGVIAPIVATTIPEDIAYMVLLAGTGIRGDKLLLLQQELIYKSMSIPDEQIDAVISSNKVVFELITSSEDDKKLPDIIKNKISENVENNPELIPAGLDKDSYIEMQTRGIISPWLIAFMRLEPTDYLKHVKCPVFALNGEKDLQVPPKENLSAIENSIKSNGNNNVTVKEYPNLNHLFQNCETGSPNEYGEIEETFSPLVLKDIADWINKVTN; from the coding sequence ATGAAGTACTTATCAATTATCACAATTATACTTATGAGTTGTCAATTATCTGCAAGTGAAATTACAGGCAAATGGTTTGGATTGCTTAATATTCAAGGGACAAAGCTGGGCTTAGTTATAAATATTGAAGAAAAAGAAGGCGTTATGGTTGGAACTTTGGATAGTCCAGACCAAGGCGCATACGGAATTCCTGCAACAAAACTCGATTTTTCAAATCCAAACTTGAACTTCGAAATTAGCAATATTGGAGTATCGTATTCAGGAATTCTGAAAGATGGTAAAGTTGAAGGAATATTTAAACAAGCCGGAATGGAAATCCCTCTTTCACTTTCACGTGAAGAAATCAAAAAAGAGATTCCTAAAAGACCTCAGGAGCCAAAACCTCCATTTCCATATAAAGCGGAAGATGTGAAATTTTACAATGAGATTGATGATATCACTCTTGCCGGAACCTTAACTATGCCGGAGAATGGAGACAATTTTCCCGTTGTTGTGATGATAACAGGTAGTGGTGCTCAAAATCGCGATGAAGAATTATTAGATCATAAACCTTTTCTTGTCATATCAGATTATTTGACAAGGAATGGTATTGCAGTATTGCGTTTTGATGACAGAGGTTATGGTGAGTCTGAGGGAAATCATGCAGTTGCAACTTCTTATGATTTTTCAACAGATGTTCAGTCTGCGGTAAAATTTTTAAAATCTCGCAAAGAGATTAATCCAAAGAAAATTGGATTAATTGGTCACAGTGAAGGCGGTGTTATCGCTCCGATAGTAGCTACCACTATCCCTGAAGATATTGCATATATGGTGCTTCTGGCAGGTACAGGTATACGTGGAGACAAACTTCTATTGCTTCAACAGGAATTAATTTACAAATCAATGAGCATTCCCGATGAGCAAATTGATGCTGTTATTTCAAGCAACAAGGTTGTATTCGAGTTGATAACAAGTTCTGAAGATGATAAAAAACTGCCTGATATTATCAAGAATAAGATTTCTGAAAATGTGGAAAATAATCCTGAACTAATTCCTGCCGGCTTAGATAAAGATTCATATATCGAGATGCAGACACGTGGAATAATTAGCCCTTGGCTAATTGCTTTTATGCGGCTTGAGCCGACTGATTATTTGAAACATGTAAAATGTCCTGTTTTTGCTTTGAATGGTGAGAAAGATTTACAAGTTCCACCAAAAGAAAATCTGTCTGCTATTGAAAATTCAATTAAAAGTAACGGAAATAATAATGTAACTGTGAAAGAATACCCTAATTTAAATCACCTTTTTCAAAATTGTGAGACAGGCTCTCCAAATGAATACGGTGAAATCGAAGAGACATTCTCACCATTGGTGCTCAAAGATATTGCTGACTGGATTAATAAAGTGACAAATTGA
- a CDS encoding YjbH domain-containing protein: protein MKKIKFAFIIISLLTIQIVGLMSQGTAGDKAKYETRFVVDMPTAGMLPDNAYSITSAVYPSGGLMAAFDAGFLKHFNAGIRVSGNNIVGDGEISWQWLPGISAKARLFDERKASPAIVLGFESQGGSNYIGNQRFKTHSPGFYIAASKNYLWDLGNLAFHGGVGYSLEPKNEDAFPNAFGGLEQSIGSYLAVNVEYNFQLDEKKDLYYVRRGLLNASLRGSVAPGVTAEIRFRDLLNHARYSEGHERIVALEIIKFFK, encoded by the coding sequence ATGAAAAAGATAAAATTTGCATTTATAATTATTTCATTACTTACAATTCAAATTGTCGGATTAATGTCGCAGGGTACAGCCGGTGACAAAGCAAAGTACGAAACAAGATTTGTAGTTGATATGCCAACAGCAGGTATGCTACCAGATAACGCATATTCTATAACATCGGCTGTATATCCGTCCGGTGGACTTATGGCGGCATTTGATGCAGGTTTTCTCAAACATTTCAATGCCGGTATAAGAGTAAGCGGAAATAATATTGTAGGAGATGGGGAAATTTCTTGGCAGTGGCTTCCCGGAATATCTGCTAAAGCAAGGCTTTTTGATGAAAGGAAGGCAAGTCCTGCTATTGTGCTTGGATTTGAATCTCAAGGTGGTAGTAATTATATTGGTAACCAAAGATTTAAGACGCATTCACCGGGATTCTATATTGCTGCAAGTAAAAATTATCTGTGGGATTTAGGAAATCTTGCGTTCCATGGTGGTGTAGGTTACTCACTTGAACCTAAGAATGAGGATGCATTCCCAAATGCGTTTGGTGGATTGGAGCAATCAATAGGGAGCTATCTGGCAGTAAATGTTGAATATAATTTTCAGCTGGATGAGAAGAAAGATTTATATTATGTCAGAAGAGGGCTATTGAATGCTTCTCTTAGAGGCTCAGTTGCTCCGGGAGTTACTGCTGAAATCAGATTCAGAGATCTGTTGAATCATGCCAGGTATTCTGAAGGACACGAAAGAATTGTGGCTCTTGAGATAATTAAATTTTTTAAGTAA
- a CDS encoding nucleotidyltransferase domain-containing protein produces MNQEIIDKITILKNQLMAEGFIIEGIFGSYIRGENNPESDIDILYNLNSEFRNNYKGFKAVAKIDSIQEFISNKLKINADLVYINSLNSISAEYILPEVMYVV; encoded by the coding sequence ATGAATCAGGAAATTATTGATAAGATTACTATATTGAAAAATCAGCTAATGGCTGAAGGATTTATAATTGAGGGTATATTTGGCTCATATATAAGAGGTGAAAACAACCCTGAAAGTGATATTGATATCCTATACAATTTAAACTCTGAATTTCGTAATAATTATAAAGGTTTTAAAGCTGTTGCTAAAATTGACTCAATTCAAGAATTCATATCTAACAAACTTAAAATCAATGCTGATTTAGTCTATATAAATTCTTTAAACAGTATTAGTGCAGAATACATATTACCGGAAGTAATGTATGTTGTTTAA
- a CDS encoding BrnT family toxin, whose product MMLLFEWDPIKSKTNFKKHNVTFDEASTCFYDYKAYIFFDEKHSDIEHRELLIGYSFQGRLLISSFTNRESKIRIISSRQANKKERRKYEENRK is encoded by the coding sequence ATTATGTTACTATTTGAATGGGATCCCATAAAATCTAAAACAAATTTTAAAAAGCATAACGTAACCTTTGATGAGGCATCAACATGTTTTTACGATTATAAAGCATATATTTTCTTTGATGAAAAACACTCTGATATAGAACATAGGGAATTATTAATTGGTTATTCATTTCAAGGAAGATTGTTGATTAGTTCTTTTACTAATAGAGAATCAAAAATAAGAATTATATCCTCACGTCAAGCTAATAAAAAGGAAAGAAGAAAATATGAAGAAAATAGAAAATAA
- a CDS encoding riboflavin synthase, whose protein sequence is MFTGLIEEIGKIKSVRSLGGGKSITVTAKKIMDDVKIDDSVAINGACQTVVTVGTDYFEVEAVEETLSKTTLGAMRNGMKVNLERAAKVGDRLGGHIVQGHIDTTGTVKSIEKQLTGILVWVEFPIEYSKYAVQHGSICIDGVSLTIARLRNNMAMLSVIPHTWDVTTLAELKNGSNVNIEFDIIGKYIENFMKYKSDKPTGGSSLDKYITQPDW, encoded by the coding sequence ATGTTCACCGGATTAATAGAAGAAATAGGAAAAATTAAGAGTGTCCGCAGTCTTGGCGGGGGTAAAAGTATTACTGTTACTGCCAAAAAGATTATGGATGATGTAAAAATAGATGACTCAGTTGCCATAAATGGCGCCTGCCAGACTGTAGTAACGGTCGGAACGGATTATTTTGAAGTTGAGGCAGTTGAAGAAACCCTTTCTAAAACTACATTGGGTGCTATGCGGAATGGTATGAAAGTCAATCTCGAACGTGCTGCAAAAGTTGGAGACCGCCTTGGGGGGCATATTGTTCAGGGGCATATTGATACTACAGGCACTGTGAAATCTATTGAAAAACAACTGACAGGTATTCTTGTATGGGTGGAATTCCCAATAGAATATTCAAAATATGCAGTTCAACACGGTTCTATTTGTATTGACGGTGTCAGCTTAACAATTGCACGCCTGCGAAATAACATGGCTATGCTCTCAGTCATTCCACATACTTGGGATGTAACCACACTTGCTGAATTAAAAAACGGCAGTAATGTTAATATCGAATTTGATATTATCGGGAAATATATTGAAAATTTTATGAAGTATAAAAGCGATAAACCAACCGGTGGTTCATCTTTGGATAAATATATTACTCAACCGGATTGGTAG
- a CDS encoding ATP-binding cassette domain-containing protein, whose product MTIFSCNGISKAFNDKVLFEDIAFGMESGERIGIIGKNGAGKTTLMKIVAGLEPPDSGQSIFNSKVRWEYLDQNPYFESFDVILDYVMKGKPEVFDYLQQYTEICKIIEKVHNPEIKNKLDDASYYLDHHNGWALESEAKRILSMLGIEDFYSPVNILSGGLRKRVALARALISEPDLLILDEPTNHLDADSVQWLQDRLMDFNSSLLFVTHDRYFLDAVSTKILEIDRKKIFVYQGNYENYLEMKENVSAAQEATIDHIRSKLRMELAWLQKGAKARRTKAKSRIDWIKVMEDDTKVVKEKKIKIEVGKNFIGSRVIDAHNISKSIAGKLLFDNFTYLAKPGDRIGIIGANGCGKSTLLNILAGYDVSDSGTIKIGNSIKIGYYKQEADDLKDNQTVIGSLKEIAEYVDVGEGRDRYLTTKDLLNKFLFPSNQHGAYIHTLSGGEKKRLALIRLLMGNPNVLLLDEPTNDFDLSTLNALEDYLDNFYGTILVVSHDRAFLDRIVNTIFSFEENGVIKEYPGNYTDYLNKKELQSKSEPRQISEQNEKYKQEKAASTKKKLSFKEQREYDNIENEIQTVENRKIELSEVLNQADGTDYKLLEKLSTELSEIDTKIETLTLRWMELDEMLR is encoded by the coding sequence ATGACAATTTTCTCCTGTAACGGAATTTCAAAAGCATTTAATGATAAAGTACTTTTCGAGGATATCGCCTTCGGAATGGAGTCCGGTGAGCGTATTGGTATAATCGGTAAAAATGGTGCCGGCAAAACTACTCTGATGAAAATTGTAGCGGGACTCGAACCACCGGATTCAGGGCAGTCCATTTTTAACAGTAAAGTGCGTTGGGAATATTTAGACCAGAACCCATATTTTGAATCCTTCGATGTAATTCTTGATTATGTTATGAAAGGTAAGCCGGAAGTTTTTGATTACTTGCAGCAATATACAGAAATTTGCAAAATTATTGAAAAGGTTCATAACCCTGAAATCAAGAATAAATTAGATGATGCGAGCTATTATCTTGACCATCATAACGGCTGGGCTTTGGAAAGTGAAGCAAAGCGTATTTTAAGTATGCTTGGTATTGAGGACTTCTATTCACCAGTAAATATTCTTTCCGGAGGATTGAGAAAGCGTGTTGCACTTGCCCGCGCCCTAATTTCAGAGCCGGATTTGCTGATATTGGATGAACCAACAAATCACCTCGATGCAGATTCTGTGCAGTGGCTTCAGGATAGATTGATGGATTTCAACAGTTCTCTGCTTTTTGTTACTCACGACAGATATTTTCTTGATGCGGTTTCTACAAAAATTCTTGAAATTGACAGAAAGAAAATTTTTGTATATCAGGGAAATTATGAAAATTATCTCGAAATGAAAGAGAATGTATCTGCAGCTCAGGAAGCAACTATTGATCATATTCGCTCAAAGCTGAGAATGGAATTAGCATGGCTTCAAAAGGGTGCTAAAGCCAGAAGAACAAAGGCAAAAAGCCGTATTGACTGGATTAAGGTGATGGAAGACGATACAAAAGTTGTCAAAGAGAAGAAAATCAAGATAGAAGTAGGAAAAAATTTCATCGGAAGTCGTGTTATTGATGCTCATAATATCAGTAAAAGCATTGCCGGCAAATTGCTTTTTGATAATTTCACTTATTTGGCAAAACCGGGCGACAGAATTGGGATTATAGGTGCAAATGGTTGCGGAAAATCCACATTGCTGAATATTTTAGCAGGATATGATGTTAGTGACTCGGGAACAATTAAAATCGGCAACAGCATCAAAATCGGCTATTACAAACAGGAAGCTGATGATTTGAAAGATAATCAGACGGTAATCGGCTCACTCAAGGAAATTGCAGAATATGTTGATGTCGGCGAGGGCAGAGACCGCTATCTGACAACTAAAGATTTGCTGAATAAGTTCCTTTTCCCTTCAAATCAACACGGTGCTTATATTCACACCCTTTCCGGTGGTGAGAAAAAACGGCTTGCACTTATTCGTTTACTTATGGGTAACCCAAATGTTCTGCTGCTTGACGAACCCACGAATGACTTTGATTTATCAACATTAAACGCTTTAGAAGATTATCTTGATAATTTCTATGGTACAATTCTTGTTGTATCTCACGACCGTGCATTTTTAGACCGAATTGTCAATACAATTTTTTCCTTTGAAGAGAATGGGGTTATTAAAGAATATCCGGGCAATTATACCGATTATCTGAACAAAAAAGAATTACAAAGCAAGTCAGAGCCACGTCAAATTTCAGAGCAGAATGAAAAATATAAGCAGGAAAAAGCCGCTTCAACTAAGAAAAAATTATCTTTCAAAGAGCAGCGGGAATATGATAATATTGAAAATGAAATTCAAACTGTGGAGAACCGAAAAATTGAATTATCCGAAGTTCTGAACCAAGCTGATGGCACAGATTACAAGCTATTAGAAAAACTTAGCACAGAATTATCCGAAATTGACACAAAAATTGAAACTCTCACATTGCGCTGGATGGAACTTGATGAGATGTTGAGATAA